ATTGGTCATGATTTGTTGCACCTCTTTATGTGATTGTGTTATTAAAATCATTTCTTCCGTTTGTTCTGTTCCTTCTGCATTCCAATTCGGAATATTGTCCTTATAATTAATTTTGGGTAATGTTTTTATTGCATCTAAACTTGCTCGGTGAGCAAAAACTACAGCTTCTAATAGTGAATTGCTTGCTAATCTGTTGGCGCCATGTAATCCGGTACACGCACATTCGCCTATAGCATAAAGGTTTTGTATGGAAGAACGTGCAAATTCGTCGGTTGTTATTCCACCACACATATAATGCTGTGAAGGCAAAACAGGTATCATATGAATGAAAGGATCAATTCCAAGCGAAGTGCATTTGTTATAAATATTTGGGAAATGTTCAATAAATCCTCTTCTGTCCAAATGCCTACAATCTAAATACACAAATTCTTCACCACTCATTTTTAATTCATTATCTATAGCTCTGGCCACAATATCTCTTGGAGCCAATGATCCTCTTTCATTATATTTTTGCATGAATTCTTTCCCCTGCTGTGTTTTTAAAATTCCGCCAAAACCCCGAACAGCTTCACTTATTAAAAAACTAGGTGTTTCACCGGGATTAAATAAAGAAGTGGGATGAAATTGCACAAATTCCATATCTTTTATTGCACCTTTTGCTCGGTACACCATTGCAATTCCATCTCCGGTAGCAATATTTGGATTGGTTGTTGAAGCATATACATGTCCTGCACCACCGGTTGCCATGGTAGTTATTTTTGATAATACAGTTTCTACTTGTCCGTTTTTGGTATTCAACATATAAGCACCATAACATTGTATGCCGGGAGTTTTTGAATTCACTTCAACTCCCAAGTGGTGTTGCGTTAAAATGTCAATAGCAAAATAATGGTCATAGATTTCAATATTAGGGTGGTGATGAACTTGTTTTAATAATGCTCGCTCTATTTCTGTTCCTGTTGCGTCTTTATAATGTAAAATCCTATTCTCGCTATGCCCTCCTTCTTTTGCCAAATCAAAAGATCCATCGGACTTTTTATCAAAATGGGTGCCTAATTTTATCAGTTCTTCAATTCGCTCTTTACCTTCTTCAACAACCATCCTTACAATTTTCTCATTACACAATCCTGCACCTGCATTTAAGGTATCCTGAACATGTTTTTCAACATGATCTTTTTCGTTCCAAACCGCTGCAATTCCACCTTGCGCGTACTTGGTATTGCTTTCGTC
This window of the Sphingobacteriaceae bacterium genome carries:
- the nadB gene encoding L-aspartate oxidase, with the protein product MLKQLKTDFLIIGSGIAGLSFALKVANYGKVIILTKSKEDESNTKYAQGGIAAVWNEKDHVEKHVQDTLNAGAGLCNEKIVRMVVEEGKERIEELIKLGTHFDKKSDGSFDLAKEGGHSENRILHYKDATGTEIERALLKQVHHHPNIEIYDHYFAIDILTQHHLGVEVNSKTPGIQCYGAYMLNTKNGQVETVLSKITTMATGGAGHVYASTTNPNIATGDGIAMVYRAKGAIKDMEFVQFHPTSLFNPGETPSFLISEAVRGFGGILKTQQGKEFMQKYNERGSLAPRDIVARAIDNELKMSGEEFVYLDCRHLDRRGFIEHFPNIYNKCTSLGIDPFIHMIPVLPSQHYMCGGITTDEFARSSIQNLYAIGECACTGLHGANRLASNSLLEAVVFAHRASLDAIKTLPKINYKDNIPNWNAEGTEQTEEMILITQSHKEVQQIMTNYVGIVRSKLRLKRAFDRLEIIYKENERLYDEKIITQKLCELRNLICVGYLIIKHAAKRGESAGLHYLVDYSKKN